One genomic window of Salvia miltiorrhiza cultivar Shanhuang (shh) chromosome 4, IMPLAD_Smil_shh, whole genome shotgun sequence includes the following:
- the LOC131022451 gene encoding protein unc-13 homolog, protein MDEENEVELLQRYRRDRRVLLDFILSGSLIKKVVMPPGAVSLDDVDLDQVSVDFVLNCAKKGSMLELSEAIRDYYDGTLFPSMNNAGSSDEFFLVTSAESSGSPPRRPPPLVPDVVATSILSNLSISEPIESELIEESQSLSKSQSLNSSQPKELTVDDIDDFDDDIMEEMESRRYSRRVLNDASDVVLRLPSFSTGISDEDLRDTAYEILLSAAGASGGLIVPSKEKKKDTKSRLMKKLGRSKSEQAGTQSHNAHGLVGLLETMRVQMEISEEMDIRTRRALLGAMVGKVGKRMDTLLIPLELLCCISRTEFSDKKSYIKWQKRQLNMLEEGLVNHPVVGFGESGRKASDLRILLAKIEESESLPSATGDLQRTECLRSLREITIPLAERPARGDLTGEICHWADGYHLNVRLYEKLLLSVFDVLDEGKLTEEVEEMLELFKSTWRVLGITETIHYTCYAWVLFRQFVITGEQDILQHAIQQLKRIPLKEQRGPQERLHLRSLTCRVQTEKGFEDLTFLQSFLLPIQKWADMRLADYHLHFPEGSKMMENALVVAMVARRLLLEEPELAMQGPPVTDIEQIEIYVLSSIKQAFSRIIQDVETLSDTTNEHPLALLAEQTKKLVKNNTAMYFPILNLRHHNASAVAVSLIHKLYGIKLKPFLESAEHLTEDVVSVFPAADNLEENLIAVITSTCAEGTAEVYLKKLNLYKIETVSGTLVLRWVNAQLARISAWVERVMQQENWSPVSAQQRHGSSIVEVYRIVEETVDQFFALKVPMRPGELKSLFRGIDSAFQAYTKHVVESLADKEDIIPPVPTLTRFRRESGIKAFVKKELTDPRLPDVRKSNDINVLTTPTLCVQLNTLYYAISQLNKLEDSIWERWSKKHGQTIKRLVNVNSKNSTQKDGFDGSRKDINSAIDHMCEFTGTKTIFWDLREPFIDGLYKPSVAQSRLENVIEPLDMVLSQLCDIIVEPLRDRVVTGLLQASLDGLIRVILDGGPSRMFTPADAKFMDEDLEVLKEFFISGGDGLPRGVVENQVVRARQVIKLLGYETRELIEDLRSASEMELQGGRGKLGADSKTLIRILCHRSDSEASQFLKKQYKIPKSAA, encoded by the exons ATGGATGA GGAGAACGAGGTCGAACTTTTGCAGAGATATCGACGGGACAGACGGGTACTCTTAGATTTCATACTCTCTGGTAGCTTGATAAAGAAGGTAGTAATGCCGCCAGGAGCAGTGTCGTTAGATGATGTGGATCTGGATCAAGTCAGCGTCGATTTTGTCCTGAATTGTGCTAAGAAAG GTAGTATGCTTGAACTCTCAGAGGCCATTCGAGATTACTATGATGGCACTCTATTCCCTAGCATG AATAATGCAGGTTCCTCCGATGAATTCTTTCTAGTCACAAGTGCTGAATCTTCTGGTTCACCTCCCCGAAGGCCACCTCCACTGGTACCAGATGTGGTAGCAACATCAATTTTGTCGAATCTTTCCATTTCAGAGCCTATTGAAAGTGAACTGATTGAGGAATCACAAAGCTTGTCAAAATCACAATCTCTGAACTCTTCACAACCTAAGGAACTAACAGTGGACGACATTGATGACTTTGATGATGATATTATGGAGGAGATGGAAAGCCGTAGATATTCCAGGAGAGTTCTGAATGATGCTTCTGATGTTGTTCTCAGATTGCCTTCATTTTCTACTg GTATTTCAGATGAAGATCTCCGTGACACTGCATATGAGATCCTCCTTTCTGCTGCTGGAGCTTCAGG GGGGCTTATTGTTccatcaaaagaaaaaaagaaagacacAAAATCTAGATTGATGAAGAAGCTGGGACGAAGTAAAAGTGAACAAGCAGGAACACAATCTCATAATGCCCATGGTTTAGTTGGCCTCTTGGAGACGATGCGTGTCCAGATGGAG ATTTCGGAGGAAATGGACATCAGAACAAGACGAGCACTACTCGGTGCCATGGTTGGCAAAGTTGGAAAAAGGATGGATACTTTATTGATTCCGCTGGAACTGTTATGTTGCATATCACGAACAGAATTTTCGGATAAGAAATCTTATATAAAATGGCAGAAAAGACAA TTAAATATGTTGGAGGAAGGGCTTGTGAATCATCCTGTTGTGGGATTTGGAGAATCTGGCAGAAAGGCAAGTGATTTGAGGATTCTTCTGGCGAAGATTGAAGAGTCTGAG TCTCTTCCATCAGCTACAGGTGATCTTCAGAGGACCGAGTGTTTGAGATCTCTGAGGGAGATCACTATTCCACTTGCAGAGAGACCTGCAAGAGGTGATTTAACTGGTGAAATATGCCACTGGGCAGATGGTTATCATCTAAATGTCAGGCTGTATGAGAAACTATTGCTTAGTGTATTTGATGTCTTGGATGAGGGCAAGCTTACAGAG GAAGTAGAAGAAATGTTGGAGCTTTTTAAGTCAACCTGGCGTGTTTTAGGAATCACAGAGACAATTCATTATACATGCTATGCTTGGGTGTTATTTCGGCAG TTTGTCATCACTGGTGAACAAGATATCCTGCAGCATGCCATCCAACAGTTGAAGAGAATACCTTTAAAGGAGCAGCGGGGCCCACAGGAAAGACTGCATCTGAGAAGCTTGACTTGCAGAGTTCAGACTGAAAAGGGATTTGAGGATTTGACTTTCTTGCAGTCATTCCTATTACCCATTCAAAAATGGGCTGATATGCGGTTGGCTGATTACCATCTTCATTTTCCTGAG GGATcaaaaatgatggaaaatgcATTAGTAGTTGCCATGGTTGCTCGGAGGCTTCTTCTCGAAGAACCTGAGTTG GCAATGCAGGGTCCACCTGTCACAGATATAGAGCAAATCGAGATATATGTGTTATCTTCAATCAAGCAAGCATTTTCCAGA ATTATACAGGATGTTGAAACACTGTCTGACACAACAAATGAACATCCTCTAGCATTACTTGCTGAACAGACAAAGAAACTTGTGAAAAACAATACAGCCATGTATTTTCCTATATTAAACCTGCGGCATCACAATGCAAGTGCAGTTGCAGTATCTCTTATTCACAAGCTTTATGGCATCAAACTG AAACCATTCCTTGAAAGCGCCGAGCACCTGACTGAGGATGTTGTTTCTGTGTTCCCGGCTGCTGATAATCTTGAGGAAAACTTAATAGCTGTTATTACATCTACGTGTGCAGAGGGGACTGCAGAGGTTTACCTCAAGAAGCTAAATTTGTACAAG ATTGAGACTGTATCTGGAACGTTGGTGTTGCGATGGGTCAATGCGCAACTTGCAAGAATTTCAGCATGGGTGGAACGAGTTATGCAGCAGGAG AATTGGTCCCCGGTATCTGCACAGCAAAGGCATGGAAGCTCGATCGTTGAGGTCTACAGGATTGTTGAGGAG ACAGTTGATCAGTTCTTTGCTCTTAAAGTTCCAATGAGGCCTGGAGAACTCAAAAGCCTCTTTCGTGGCATTGACAGTGCATTCCAAGCGTATACCAAGCATGTCGTGGAAAGCCTAG CTGACAAGGAAGACATAATTCCACCTGTGCCCACTCTTACGCGATTCCGGAGAGAAAGTGGAATCAAAGCTTTTGTGAAGAAGGAATTGACAGATCCAAGGCTGCCTGATGTCAGAAAGTCTAATGATATCAATGTTTTAACAACACCTACCCTTTGTGTTCAATTAAATACTCTTTAT TATGCTATTAGCCAACTCAATAAATTGGAAGACAGCATTTGGGAGAGATGGTCTAAGAAGCATGGTCAAACAATAA AAAGACTAGTGAATGTTAACTCAAAGAATTCCACCCAGAAGGACGGTTTTGATGGAAGTAGAAAAGATATCAATTCCGCCATTGACCATATGTGTGAATTTACTG GAACCAAAACAATTTTCTGGGACTTGCGAGAACCGTTCATTGATGGACTCTATAAGCCAAGTGTTGCTCAGTCTAGGCTGGAAaatgtgattgagcctcttgatatG GTACTCAGCCAGTTGTGTGATATCATAGTGGAACCACTTAGAGATCGTGTTGTAACAGGACTTCTTCAAGCATCCCTG GATGGCTTAATCCGTGTGATACTAGATGGAGGTCCGTCACGTATGTTCACTCCGGCTGATGCTAAGTTTATGGATGAAGACTTGGAGGTTTTAAAG GAATTTTTCATATCTGGAGGAGATGGGCTCCCACGTGGAGTTGTGGAAAACCAAGTAGTACGCGCCCGACAGGTTATAAAGTTGCTTGGCTATGAG ACTCGAGAACTGATAGAGGACTTGAGATCTGCTAGTGAGATGGAACTGCAGGGTGGAAGGGGTAAGCTGGGTGCCGATTCAAAGACCCTTATTAGGATTCTGTGTCACAGGAGTGATTCAGAAGCTTCTCAGTTCCTCAAGAAGCAATACAAAATACCAAAATCTGCAGCTTAG